A stretch of Anolis sagrei isolate rAnoSag1 chromosome X, rAnoSag1.mat, whole genome shotgun sequence DNA encodes these proteins:
- the LOC132781626 gene encoding somatomedin-B and thrombospondin type-1 domain-containing protein-like: protein MMWPKAKEAQQLNISMRHWLVFCSWFLVSWSFQPAKAGCANRETHRCCPGRNNDCSDFSWRRTPCYCDTYCEKTGDCCEDYHAICQVSAVDCVVGPWGPWSDCSSLCGTGSKDRMRQVTVPPRNRGTPCPDLKQRRGCLGDNPVCETAKEVSKILPDSFKRDFKDPWRRPHMLLKHKMPSYCIYFRLKQASLACHLHFWSSQLVRERRVCVECQGGAVGSKKRCQGDGLQGSRTFWTAASIAGCQGSWVQESLQDNCVCPELSFIFV, encoded by the exons ATGATGTGGCCCAAAGCCAAGGAAGCACAGCAGCTGAACATCAGTATGAGACACTGGTTGGTCTTTTGCTCATGGTTTTTAGTGAGCTGGTCTTTTCAGCCCGCCAAGGCAGGATGTGCCAACCGGGAGACCCACCGATGTTGTCCTGGTCGGAATAACGATTGCTCTGACTTCTCCTGGAGAAGAACGCCCTGTTACTGTGACACATACTGTGAGAAGACGGGGGACTGCTGCGAAGATTATCACGCCATCTGTCAGGTATCAG CTGTGGATTGCGTGGTGGGGCCGTGGGGACCCTGGAGCGACTGCAGCTCTCTCTGTGGCACTGGGAGCAAAGACCGCATGCGCCAGGTCACGGTGCCGCCGCGGAACAGAGGAACCCCCTGCCCGGACCTGAAGCAGAGGCGAGGCTGCCTGGGGGACAACCCGGTTTGCGAGACAGCCAAAG AGGTGTCTAAGATCCTGCCTGATTCTTTTAAGAGGGACTTTAAGGACCCATGGAGAAGACCTCACATGCTCCTGAAGCATAAGATGCCAAG ctACTGCATCTACTTCCGCCTGAAGCAGGCCAGCCTTGCCTGCCATCTGCATTTCTGGAGCAGCCAACTGGTGAGGGAGCGTCGGGTTTGTGTGGAGTGCCAAGGGGGAGCTGTGGGCAGCAAGAAGAGGTGCCAAGGGGACGGCCTACAGGGATCCAG AACATTCTGGACCGCCGCCTCCATTGCTGGCTGTCAAGGATCCTGGGTTCAAGAGTCACTACAGGACAACTGTGTCTGTCCGGAACTTTCCTTTATTTTTGTATGA